A genome region from Streptomyces sp. NBC_01296 includes the following:
- a CDS encoding VOC family protein: MTGRPLHPGAKPGDRETQVLSAEGPALYFNQVPEAKTVKNRLHLCLRPETSRDQEVDRLLGLGATFLADHRNPDGSGWAILADPEGNEFCVLRSESDRAATNS, encoded by the coding sequence GTGACGGGCCGTCCGCTGCATCCCGGGGCGAAACCGGGTGACCGGGAGACCCAGGTGCTGTCGGCGGAGGGCCCGGCGCTGTACTTCAACCAGGTGCCCGAGGCCAAGACGGTCAAGAACAGGCTCCATCTGTGTCTGCGCCCCGAGACCTCGCGCGACCAGGAGGTGGACCGGCTGCTGGGCCTCGGTGCCACCTTCCTCGCTGACCACCGGAATCCTGATGGTTCCGGCTGGGCGATCCTTGCCGACCCCGAAGGCAACGAGTTCTGCGTCCTGCGCAGCGAGTCCGACCGGGCGGCCACGAACTCCTGA
- the fabV gene encoding enoyl-[acyl-carrier-protein] reductase FabV: MSERVLTPRNRGFLFLDSHPAGCRQLVADMWQACPAPDGVPEGDGPVALVIGSSAGYGLAATLAGLKRAGIRGIAVSFEKAPTVRRTATAGWYRTAATADIARSAGRDLVFLNGDAFSDSMKDQVADLIEQRFGGRLDYLIYSVAAPRRTDPETGTTYASVLKPIGQANRTKTLVFDDEGVPEVREVETGPAEGDDVEQTVAVMGGADWERWIDHLAARGLLADGFATAALSYIGSSLTAAIYRQGTIGAAKAHLEATARTLNDRLEKTVGGRAVTSVNGAAVTQSSTAIPGIALYTGLLRGVLGEDLVPPIRQLAALWDQLTGAAPLALDDEGRIRLDTFELTDDIQAAVAERWETATTATIADLADLDWFRAEVRRLYGFSVPGIDYTAPVATDTPWPDHTLSRPGSRA, translated from the coding sequence GTGAGCGAGCGTGTTCTCACCCCCCGCAACCGGGGCTTCCTCTTCCTCGACTCCCACCCGGCGGGCTGCCGGCAGCTGGTGGCCGACATGTGGCAGGCATGCCCCGCCCCCGATGGCGTGCCGGAGGGCGACGGGCCGGTCGCGCTGGTCATCGGTTCCTCGGCCGGATACGGCCTCGCGGCCACGCTTGCCGGACTCAAGCGCGCCGGTATCCGCGGCATCGCGGTGTCCTTCGAGAAAGCCCCCACCGTGCGGCGTACCGCGACGGCCGGCTGGTATCGCACCGCGGCCACCGCCGATATCGCCCGCAGCGCAGGGCGGGACCTGGTCTTCCTCAACGGCGACGCGTTCTCCGACTCGATGAAGGATCAGGTCGCCGACCTCATCGAGCAGCGCTTCGGCGGTCGACTGGATTACCTGATCTACTCGGTGGCCGCGCCCCGGCGAACCGACCCCGAGACCGGTACCACCTACGCCTCCGTCCTCAAGCCGATCGGCCAGGCGAACCGCACCAAGACCCTCGTCTTCGACGACGAAGGTGTTCCCGAGGTCCGCGAGGTGGAGACCGGACCGGCCGAGGGCGACGACGTGGAGCAGACCGTGGCCGTGATGGGCGGCGCGGACTGGGAACGCTGGATCGACCACCTTGCCGCACGAGGACTGCTTGCCGACGGGTTCGCCACCGCCGCGCTGTCCTACATCGGTTCGTCGCTGACGGCGGCAATCTACCGGCAGGGCACCATCGGCGCGGCCAAGGCCCATCTGGAGGCCACCGCCCGCACCTTGAACGATCGACTCGAAAAGACGGTGGGCGGGCGGGCCGTGACCTCCGTCAACGGCGCCGCCGTCACCCAGTCCTCCACCGCGATCCCCGGCATCGCCCTGTACACCGGCCTGTTGCGGGGCGTCCTCGGAGAGGACCTCGTCCCGCCGATCCGCCAGCTCGCCGCCTTGTGGGACCAGCTCACCGGCGCCGCCCCACTCGCCCTGGACGACGAGGGCCGTATCCGCCTGGACACCTTCGAACTGACCGACGACATCCAAGCGGCCGTCGCAGAACGCTGGGAGACCGCCACCACGGCAACCATCGCCGACCTGGCCGACCTCGACTGGTTCCGCGCTGAGGTCCGACGCCTCTACGGATTCTCCGTGCCCGGCATCGACTACACGGCGCCGGTCGCCACCGACACCCCCTGGCCCGACCACACCCTCTCCAGGCCGGGCAGCAGGGCTTAG
- a CDS encoding CbrC family protein, whose translation MAEPTFRYHPDPLASGSALRTDHVCSVCGMDRQIRYQGPVYGRQPDSLCLHCIQSGAASLALSISGGGDGDSDMAAMFSDAVDVPDDVPLSVVEEITRRTPGFAGWQQEAWLYHCGDGAAFLGPAGYRELEAYPEALAMLRADHRRYGWSPADTEEFLRGLDRTGEPTAYLFRCLHCNTSLASWDIG comes from the coding sequence GTGGCAGAGCCGACCTTTCGATACCACCCCGATCCGCTGGCCTCCGGGTCCGCGTTGCGCACCGACCATGTCTGCAGTGTCTGTGGCATGGATCGACAGATCCGCTATCAAGGACCTGTCTACGGTCGGCAACCTGATTCTCTCTGCCTTCACTGCATCCAGTCCGGGGCAGCGTCGCTGGCCCTGAGCATCTCAGGCGGAGGCGATGGGGACTCCGACATGGCTGCGATGTTCAGCGATGCCGTTGACGTCCCCGACGACGTGCCTCTGTCGGTCGTCGAAGAAATCACCCGACGCACTCCCGGCTTTGCGGGTTGGCAGCAGGAGGCCTGGCTGTACCACTGTGGCGACGGCGCGGCCTTTCTCGGCCCTGCCGGGTATCGCGAGCTTGAGGCCTACCCAGAGGCCCTCGCCATGCTCCGTGCAGATCACCGGCGTTACGGCTGGTCGCCAGCAGATACCGAGGAGTTCTTGCGGGGGCTGGATCGCACTGGCGAGCCGACCGCCTACCTGTTCCGCTGCTTGCACTGCAACACGAGCCTGGCATCTTGGGACATCGGCTGA
- a CDS encoding fatty acid CoA ligase family protein: MSTVPHSGTAAGLADCLERNAAAFPHKPAVIHPDGREPGGGPRYREVTYGELQDAVEETAHGLARAGITRGTKTVLMAPPGPELFVLAFALFRLGAVPVVVDPGMGVRRMLHCYRAVGAEAFIGPPLAHLVRVLGRRTFGRVRIPVTLGRHRLWGGHTLAALRTTGGPRTPAADVGGDDLLMIGFTTGSTGPAKGVEYTHRMALSIARQIEAAHGRTRDDTSLVTLPFYGILDLVYGSTTVLAPLAPAKVAQADPALLVDALERFGATTMFASPALLRNLADHLTALGRPLPDLRCVVSGGAPVPDSVVAALRTVLDEKASVHVTYGATEVLPITSIESEEILGETSAGSARGAGTCIGRPVPGTRVRIIPVTDGPLAHLHAAAALPAGHVGEILVEGESVSPRYHDAPRSDALHKVLETRPDAAALAWHRTGDLGCLDDRGRLWFCGRTSQRVRAAGGDLYTVRCEGVFNAHPLVRRSALVGIGPAGAQRPVVCVESDVPADSPAWQDLVAELRALAADHVPTRGLEEFLHHPAFPVDIRHNAKIGRERLARWAERRLAPPPPLFSRARAARLVPLAGWAYLLGGAVWAAVGDVPDVPLLRWLWWADAFLSIPVHAAQIPLALPRARAAGHGSAATAALTMLYGATWWRAL, from the coding sequence ATGAGCACCGTTCCCCATTCCGGAACCGCCGCGGGCCTGGCCGACTGCCTGGAGCGCAACGCCGCCGCCTTCCCGCACAAGCCGGCCGTCATCCACCCCGACGGCCGCGAGCCCGGCGGCGGCCCGCGCTACCGCGAGGTCACCTACGGGGAGTTGCAGGACGCGGTCGAGGAGACGGCCCACGGACTCGCCCGCGCCGGGATCACCCGCGGGACCAAGACCGTACTGATGGCACCGCCCGGCCCGGAACTCTTCGTCCTCGCCTTCGCGCTCTTCCGGCTCGGCGCCGTCCCCGTCGTCGTCGACCCCGGCATGGGTGTGCGCCGGATGCTCCACTGCTACCGCGCCGTCGGCGCCGAAGCGTTCATCGGACCGCCCCTCGCCCACCTCGTACGGGTCCTCGGCCGGCGCACCTTCGGCCGCGTACGCATCCCCGTCACGCTGGGCCGCCACCGGCTGTGGGGCGGCCACACCCTCGCCGCCCTCCGCACCACCGGTGGGCCGAGGACCCCCGCGGCCGACGTCGGCGGCGACGACCTCCTGATGATCGGGTTCACCACCGGAAGCACCGGCCCCGCCAAGGGAGTCGAGTACACCCACCGCATGGCGCTCTCCATCGCCCGCCAGATCGAGGCCGCCCACGGGCGCACCCGCGACGACACGTCACTGGTGACCCTGCCCTTCTACGGCATCCTCGACCTCGTCTACGGCTCCACCACCGTCCTCGCCCCCCTCGCACCGGCCAAGGTCGCCCAGGCCGACCCCGCCCTGCTCGTGGACGCGCTGGAACGATTCGGCGCGACCACCATGTTCGCCTCGCCCGCACTGCTGCGGAACCTCGCCGACCACCTCACCGCCCTGGGCCGCCCCCTGCCCGACCTGCGCTGCGTCGTCTCCGGCGGCGCGCCCGTCCCCGACTCCGTCGTCGCCGCGCTGCGCACCGTCCTCGACGAGAAGGCGTCCGTCCACGTCACGTACGGGGCCACCGAGGTCCTGCCGATCACCTCGATCGAATCCGAGGAGATCCTCGGCGAGACCTCCGCGGGCAGCGCCCGCGGAGCCGGCACCTGCATCGGCCGCCCCGTCCCCGGCACCCGCGTCCGCATCATCCCCGTCACCGACGGCCCACTTGCCCACCTCCATGCCGCCGCCGCCCTGCCCGCCGGCCACGTCGGCGAGATACTCGTCGAAGGCGAGTCCGTCAGCCCCCGCTACCACGACGCGCCCCGATCCGACGCCCTGCACAAGGTGCTCGAGACCCGGCCCGACGCCGCCGCGCTCGCCTGGCACCGCACGGGCGACCTCGGCTGCCTCGACGACCGCGGCCGGCTCTGGTTCTGCGGCCGCACGTCCCAACGGGTGCGCGCCGCAGGCGGGGACCTCTACACGGTGCGCTGCGAGGGCGTCTTCAACGCCCATCCGCTGGTGCGCCGCAGCGCCCTGGTCGGCATCGGCCCGGCCGGCGCCCAGCGCCCCGTCGTCTGCGTGGAGAGCGACGTCCCGGCCGACAGCCCCGCCTGGCAGGACCTCGTCGCCGAACTGCGCGCCCTCGCCGCCGACCACGTCCCGACCAGGGGGCTGGAGGAGTTCCTGCACCACCCCGCCTTCCCGGTCGACATCCGCCACAACGCCAAGATCGGCCGCGAGCGGCTGGCCCGCTGGGCCGAGCGGCGCCTCGCCCCGCCCCCGCCTCTCTTCTCCCGGGCCCGCGCGGCCCGCCTCGTACCGCTCGCCGGCTGGGCGTACCTCCTCGGCGGCGCGGTCTGGGCGGCCGTCGGGGACGTCCCCGACGTACCCCTGCTGCGCTGGCTCTGGTGGGCAGACGCCTTCCTCAGCATTCCGGTGCACGCCGCGCAGATCCCCCTCGCCCTGCCCCGGGCCAGGGCCGCGGGCCACGGCAGCGCGGCCACCGCCGCACTGACCATGCTCTACGGCGCGACCTGGTGGCGGGCCCTGTGA
- a CDS encoding NAD-dependent epimerase/dehydratase family protein, with translation MNILITGATGFLGGHLADACLRDGHRVRALVRPGSDTARLSALGAALDLVPGDLADSASLARAAIGCDTVLHSAARVVDHGSRAQFEEANVTGTQRLLAAARAAGATRFVFVSSPSALMHLREGDRLRIDESTPYPTRYFNHYCATKAAAEQYVLAANTPDFTTCALRPRGIWGPRDHAGFLPRMIASMRAGRLPDLSGGKRVRVSLCHVDNAVDACLRAAAVPAERIGGKAYFVADREDTDLWAFLTRVGALLGCPPPHPRIPVAATRALAGAVETAWRLRPSAGTGPPLSRYMTALLTRSTTYDTGAARRDLGYDPPRTQEDGVSGLLRWIHGIGGVEAWTQRGCKPPASTSTDQGTTTR, from the coding sequence GTGAACATCCTGATCACCGGGGCCACCGGCTTCCTCGGCGGTCACCTCGCCGACGCCTGCCTGCGCGACGGCCACCGGGTCCGCGCCCTGGTCCGGCCGGGCAGCGACACCGCCCGCCTGAGCGCCCTCGGTGCGGCCCTCGACCTCGTACCCGGCGACCTCGCCGACAGCGCCTCGCTGGCCCGTGCGGCCATCGGCTGCGACACCGTTCTCCACAGCGCCGCCCGCGTCGTCGACCACGGCAGCCGCGCCCAGTTCGAGGAGGCCAACGTCACCGGAACACAGCGGCTGCTGGCGGCGGCCCGCGCGGCGGGCGCCACCCGCTTCGTCTTCGTCAGCAGCCCGAGCGCGCTGATGCACCTGCGCGAGGGCGACCGGCTCCGGATCGACGAGAGCACCCCGTACCCCACCCGGTACTTCAACCACTACTGCGCGACGAAGGCGGCTGCCGAGCAGTACGTACTGGCCGCGAACACACCGGACTTCACCACCTGCGCGCTGCGCCCGCGCGGCATCTGGGGCCCCCGCGACCACGCGGGCTTCCTGCCCCGCATGATCGCCTCGATGCGTGCGGGCCGGCTGCCCGACCTGTCCGGCGGGAAACGGGTACGGGTCTCGCTGTGCCACGTCGACAACGCCGTCGACGCCTGCCTGCGCGCAGCCGCCGTCCCCGCCGAACGCATCGGCGGCAAGGCGTACTTCGTGGCCGACCGCGAGGACACCGACCTGTGGGCCTTCCTCACCCGCGTCGGCGCCCTCCTCGGCTGCCCGCCGCCGCACCCCCGCATCCCCGTCGCTGCCACCCGCGCCCTCGCCGGGGCCGTCGAGACGGCATGGCGCCTGCGCCCCTCGGCCGGTACGGGTCCACCGCTGAGCCGCTACATGACGGCCCTCCTCACCCGCTCCACCACGTACGACACGGGCGCCGCCCGCCGCGACCTCGGCTACGACCCGCCGCGCACCCAGGAGGACGGCGTGAGCGGGCTGCTCCGCTGGATCCACGGCATCGGCGGCGTCGAGGCCTGGACGCAGCGGGGCTGCAAGCCGCCCGCGTCCACGAGTACCGACCAAGGGACCACCACACGATGA
- a CDS encoding maleylpyruvate isomerase family mycothiol-dependent enzyme, protein MEKNLEFPDLLRLIDERSTAFRAVVAAAPGLDAQVPTCPGWTLFDLVKHLGGGDRFWAAIVGAGSADAPPAEAVAARAALEVPQEREALLAWLDASTQLLLGALRAAGPESGCWTWWPASQSPQTAGGTARHRVQETAVHTYDAQLAGGSPQPLPVELALDGVEEFLFTVCATPSAWPHKPTAFDFHAAEGRSWRLTVDGDGARITRIPAPTAATGEDSDAAGASVHGTASELVLYLYDRIQADSLHVDGDAGLLDLLRAWEPEEK, encoded by the coding sequence GTGGAAAAGAATCTTGAGTTCCCTGACCTGTTGCGACTGATCGATGAACGGTCGACCGCCTTCCGCGCCGTGGTCGCCGCCGCGCCCGGTCTCGACGCGCAGGTGCCGACCTGCCCCGGGTGGACGCTGTTCGATCTGGTGAAGCACCTGGGTGGGGGAGACCGTTTCTGGGCCGCCATCGTCGGCGCGGGGTCTGCCGACGCTCCCCCGGCCGAGGCCGTCGCCGCGCGCGCCGCGCTGGAAGTACCGCAGGAGCGTGAGGCCCTGCTGGCCTGGCTGGACGCGTCGACGCAGCTTCTGCTGGGCGCCCTGCGCGCGGCGGGACCGGAGAGCGGTTGCTGGACGTGGTGGCCCGCGTCGCAGTCACCGCAGACCGCCGGCGGTACCGCCCGGCACCGGGTCCAGGAGACCGCGGTGCACACTTACGACGCCCAGCTCGCCGGAGGCTCCCCGCAGCCGCTGCCGGTCGAGCTGGCACTTGACGGTGTGGAGGAGTTCCTGTTCACCGTCTGCGCAACGCCGAGTGCCTGGCCGCACAAGCCCACGGCCTTCGACTTCCACGCCGCCGAGGGCCGCTCCTGGCGCCTCACCGTCGACGGCGACGGCGCACGCATCACCCGCATCCCCGCGCCCACCGCCGCGACCGGCGAAGACTCGGACGCAGCCGGCGCCTCCGTCCACGGCACGGCCAGTGAGCTGGTCCTCTACCTGTACGACCGGATCCAGGCCGACTCCTTGCACGTTGACGGAGACGCAGGGCTGCTCGACCTGCTCCGCGCCTGGGAGCCGGAGGAGAAGTAG
- a CDS encoding LysR family transcriptional regulator gives MSSSAEPVIDANLAVALNALLTEQSVTRAAARLHTSPAAMSRTLARLRRILQDPLLVRAGQTMVPTPRAQALREETAAVVRRLGALLAPGAGVDLAVLRSTFTLQAADLVGAALAPGMLRMARQEAPGISLRFRAEELEAGPALRDGRIDLEIGSIDHVDPETRIEELVTLRMAVAVRPGHPLTEGTLTPDRLAAADHVVVSRRGRFTGPLDAALAERNLRRRVAVVLPSHMAAMTLAARSDIVCLIPTAPPGSVPSPLTDPATTLGLRLLDIPLPLPPLTIGMAWHPRHAADAGHHWLRNAVRRTLHAPGGSTA, from the coding sequence ATGAGCAGCAGTGCAGAGCCTGTCATCGACGCCAATCTCGCCGTCGCGTTGAACGCTTTGCTGACCGAGCAGAGCGTCACTCGTGCCGCTGCCCGCTTGCACACGTCGCCGGCCGCCATGAGCCGCACACTCGCCCGACTGCGGCGCATCCTCCAGGACCCTCTGCTGGTCCGGGCCGGCCAGACCATGGTCCCCACTCCCCGTGCCCAGGCTCTGCGCGAGGAGACGGCCGCGGTGGTGCGCCGCCTGGGAGCGCTGCTGGCGCCTGGCGCCGGAGTCGATCTCGCCGTCCTGCGCAGCACCTTCACCCTCCAGGCGGCCGACCTGGTCGGCGCGGCGTTGGCGCCGGGGATGCTGCGGATGGCCCGGCAGGAGGCGCCGGGGATTTCGTTGCGGTTCCGGGCCGAGGAACTGGAAGCCGGGCCGGCGCTGCGCGACGGCCGGATCGACCTGGAGATCGGGTCCATCGACCACGTGGACCCCGAGACCCGGATCGAGGAACTGGTCACCCTTCGGATGGCGGTGGCCGTCCGCCCCGGCCACCCCCTCACCGAAGGGACCCTGACCCCGGACCGGCTCGCTGCCGCCGATCACGTGGTGGTGAGCCGCCGTGGCCGGTTCACCGGTCCCCTGGACGCCGCACTGGCGGAGCGGAACCTGCGTCGGCGAGTCGCCGTCGTCCTCCCCAGCCACATGGCCGCGATGACGCTCGCTGCCCGCAGCGACATCGTCTGCCTCATCCCCACCGCACCCCCCGGCAGCGTTCCCTCCCCGCTCACCGACCCCGCAACCACCCTGGGTCTTCGCCTCCTTGACATCCCCTTGCCCCTGCCGCCGCTGACCATCGGCATGGCGTGGCACCCCCGCCACGCCGCCGACGCAGGCCATCACTGGCTCCGCAACGCCGTTCGCCGGACTCTTCACGCACCTGGCGGTTCGACGGCCTGA
- a CDS encoding C39 family peptidase produces MSEPQFPTITQYASPDLIAAFVYEGRDSGADPRWAESGAPDLDTYRRWCGHMCGIACLRMALLARNGDAPTLFELLDGARKYGAYTEDPDTGAIHGLIYAPFVQYVGDVHALAAEVHPHLAMPDLLTLLDSGRLVMASVHKEIRRPQNPAPGKGGHLVLVTGRHGGTVQFRNPSGHTGQARSATLPVGEFAEFFAGRGVSLA; encoded by the coding sequence GTGTCCGAACCGCAGTTCCCCACCATCACGCAGTACGCCAGCCCGGACCTGATCGCGGCATTCGTCTACGAGGGCCGCGACAGCGGAGCCGATCCCCGCTGGGCCGAGTCCGGCGCCCCCGACCTCGACACGTACCGCCGGTGGTGCGGCCACATGTGCGGGATCGCCTGTCTGCGCATGGCGCTCCTCGCCCGCAACGGTGACGCGCCCACCCTCTTCGAACTACTCGACGGCGCCCGGAAGTACGGGGCCTACACCGAAGACCCGGACACCGGAGCGATCCACGGCCTGATCTACGCACCGTTCGTCCAATACGTGGGTGACGTGCACGCCCTGGCCGCAGAGGTCCACCCACACCTGGCGATGCCCGACCTCCTCACACTGCTCGACTCCGGGCGGCTGGTGATGGCCTCCGTCCACAAGGAGATCCGCCGCCCCCAGAACCCCGCCCCGGGCAAGGGCGGGCACCTCGTGCTCGTCACCGGCCGCCATGGCGGCACGGTGCAGTTCCGCAACCCGTCCGGCCACACCGGGCAGGCCCGCAGCGCGACCCTGCCCGTAGGTGAGTTCGCCGAGTTCTTCGCCGGCCGAGGGGTGTCCCTGGCCTAA
- a CDS encoding 3-oxoacyl-ACP synthase III family protein produces the protein MNTSTLNRHSRLEALGAHVPETVLTTRELTEGIAAVRDADLQRITGVAERRVYDPDPAAAENSFSMALSAARDCLAASRYEAADLDVVISASITRFTDGGRFTFEPSFASLLARELGARKAIHFDVSNACAGMMTGVYLLDRMIRSGAVRNGLVVSGEQATAVAETAAREVTDSYDPQFASLSVGDSAAAVVLDTSTNEADRIHYVELMTCSEYSHLCMGMPSERSQGIALYTDNKKMHNRDRLKLWPRFHGDLLAKQGREFTDEAFDYVIQHQVGTRFIDYVNQTAEAEFGAAMPTSLAVVEKYGNTATTSHFLTLREHLRAGTARPGSRFLMVPAASGVVTGALSATITNMGV, from the coding sequence ATGAACACCAGCACACTGAATCGCCACAGCCGGTTAGAGGCCCTGGGGGCCCACGTACCCGAGACCGTGTTGACCACCCGGGAGCTGACCGAGGGGATAGCCGCCGTCCGTGACGCGGACCTCCAGCGGATCACCGGAGTCGCCGAGCGTCGGGTGTACGACCCGGATCCGGCAGCCGCCGAGAACTCCTTCTCGATGGCCCTGTCCGCCGCGCGGGACTGCCTCGCAGCCTCCCGCTACGAGGCCGCCGACCTCGACGTCGTCATATCGGCCTCGATCACCCGGTTCACGGACGGCGGCCGCTTCACCTTCGAACCGTCCTTCGCCTCCCTCCTCGCCCGCGAGCTCGGCGCGCGAAAGGCCATCCACTTCGACGTGTCCAACGCCTGCGCCGGCATGATGACCGGCGTCTACCTGCTCGACCGCATGATCCGCTCCGGGGCGGTACGCAACGGCCTGGTCGTCAGCGGCGAGCAGGCCACCGCCGTCGCCGAGACGGCGGCCCGCGAGGTCACCGACTCCTACGACCCGCAGTTCGCCTCGCTCTCCGTCGGCGACTCCGCGGCCGCCGTCGTCCTGGACACCTCCACCAACGAGGCCGACCGGATCCACTACGTGGAACTGATGACCTGCTCGGAGTACTCGCACCTGTGCATGGGGATGCCGAGCGAGCGCAGCCAGGGCATAGCCCTCTACACGGACAACAAGAAGATGCACAACCGCGACCGGCTCAAACTGTGGCCGCGGTTCCACGGGGACCTCCTGGCCAAGCAGGGCCGGGAATTCACCGACGAGGCATTCGACTACGTCATCCAGCACCAGGTCGGCACCCGGTTCATCGACTACGTGAACCAGACGGCCGAGGCCGAGTTCGGTGCCGCCATGCCCACCTCCCTCGCGGTCGTCGAGAAGTACGGGAACACCGCCACCACCTCCCACTTCCTGACGCTGCGTGAGCACCTGCGGGCCGGCACCGCCCGCCCCGGATCCCGGTTCCTCATGGTCCCCGCCGCCTCCGGCGTGGTGACCGGCGCCCTGTCGGCCACGATCACGAACATGGGGGTCTGA